From one Desulfurobacterium indicum genomic stretch:
- a CDS encoding PHP domain-containing protein, which yields MIKVDLHLHSRASNRPAGFLSKKLNICESYSEPLKLYEKLKSRGMTLFTLTDHDSIAGCLEIAHLPNTFISEEITTQFPEDGGCVNNFV from the coding sequence ATGATAAAGGTAGATTTACATCTCCACTCCAGAGCATCAAACAGACCTGCCGGCTTTCTTTCAAAAAAACTCAATATATGTGAAAGCTATTCAGAACCTCTAAAACTATACGAAAAGCTAAAAAGCCGCGGAATGACTCTTTTTACACTTACCGACCACGATTCAATAGCGGGATGTCTCGAAATTGCTCATCTGCCAAACACATTCATAAGCGAAGAAATAACAACTCAATTCCCTGAAGATGGAGGTTGTGTCAATAATTTTGTGTAA